In the Diprion similis isolate iyDipSimi1 chromosome 2, iyDipSimi1.1, whole genome shotgun sequence genome, one interval contains:
- the LOC124411663 gene encoding probable tubulin polyglutamylase TTLL2 — protein sequence MRKRRSRQREQVTNEVVVYQSVIFYWKVAAALYRGMALNYLEGPFVFRLNENGAGPHLLVQVCTERGWREYTGDNMTLKDRWNLWWRSGGFPSNHYKTLLPWQFTNHIPKGSSICRKDNLVRHLKCMKKIYGSIYDFSPLGYNLPLEYTKLAADCSRYEKDDRVWICKPVGQSQGRGIFLFRKLSDLTYDNMAVVQRYIKNPLLIGSYKFDLRLYVCVPSYKPLTIYLYKEGLVRFATEKFSLDNLDNPFRHLTNCSLNKLGPGYSEKKERVGAGCKWTLRQLRRYLEQSGYSDWFLWQRIACLVSLTILSQAAGIPRSSNCFEFFGFDVLIDENLKPWLIEVNVSPALGNDCEVDSEVKKPLLHDMFDLLGLPVCNTGLSLFTIWATSEEEAEDERSSRCYPSKESKRPCKIGRESVALINVCPEPQTMFRQGIPDACGDVWSRYNALSVDRVTRRGFKGNNSTPPPFVWDNGKDWRNPVTREGGWIRTYPLTHLKPRESTEFIHHSGSPLLSDTPRIAEKEIKNTVMCIYKYLKAAKDVHGKLGHLGDDPCNEFLQSSLGLNTEVWLPEK from the exons ATGCGGAAGCGGAGATCTCGACAAAGAGAACAAGTAACGAACGAG GTTGTTGTATATCAATCTGTGATATTTTACTGGAAAGTGGCTGCCGCCCTGTATCGTGGGATGGCACTAAACTATCTGGAAGGACCATTCGTGTTCAGGCTGAATGAAAACGGCGCGGGACCTCATCTACTAGTTCAA GTGTGCACCGAGCGTGGTTGGCGTGAGTATACAGGGGATAACATGACGCTTAAGGATCGCTGGAATCTTTGGTGGCGTTCCGGAGGGTTCCCGTCAAACCATTACAAAACGTTGCTTCCTTGGCAG TTCACCAATCACATACCAAAGGGAAGCTCGATATGCCGGAAGGACAATTTGGTGAGACATCTGAAGTGTATGAAGAAGATTTACGGATCGATATATGACTTTAG CCCCCTCGGATACAATCTTCCATTAGAATACACGAAGCTAGCGGCAGATTGTAGCCGATATGAAAAGGACGACAGGGTATGGATCTGCAAGCCAGTCGGTCAAAGTCAGGGCAGAGGAATATTTCTATTTCGA AAGCTGAGCGATCTCACGTACGACAACATGGCTGTGGTTCAGAGGTACATTAAAAATCCGCTCCTCATTGGGAGCTACAAGTTCGACCTTCGACTTTACGTCTGCGTGCCTTCCTATAAACCTCTGACAATTTACCTCTACAAGGAAGGGTTGGTTCGTTTTGCAACCGAGAAGTTTTCGCTGGACAATTTGGACAACCCTTTCCGTCACCTCACGAACTGCTCTCTAAACAAACTTGGTCCAGGATACTcggagaagaaggagagggTTGGGGCAG GGTGCAAGTGGACCCTGAGACAACTGAGGCGATACCTGGAACAGTCTGGATATTCCGACTGGTTTTTATGGCAGCGAATCGCGTGTCTCGTCAGCCTTACGATACTTAGTCAAGCGGCTGGAATTCCACGGTCCTCGAACTGCTTCGAGTTTTTTGGTTTCGACGTTCTCATTGACGAGAATTTGAAACCTTGGCTCATAGAG GTCAACGTCAGTCCAGCCCTGGGAAATGACTGCGAGGTTGATTCTGAAGTGAAGAAGCCGCTGCTTCACGACATGTTCGACCTACTGGGTCTCCCGGTCTGCAATACCGGATTATCTCTTTTCACGATTTGGGCAACAAGTGAAGAGGAAGCAGAGGATGAGCGATCCTCGCGCTGCTACCCGAGCAAGGAATCGAAAAGACCATGCAAAATCGGAAGGGAATCGGTTGCTCTGATCAACGTTTGCCCCGAACCCCAAACTATG TTTCGACAGGGGATTCCGGACGCGTGCGGTGACGTTTGGTCCCGGTACAATGCGTTGTCAGTCGACAGGGTAACGCGGCGTGGTTTCAAAGGAAACAATTCAACGCCGCCACCCTTCGTCTGGGACAATGGAAAGGACTGGCGCAACCCCGTGACCCGCGAAGGAGGATGGATCCGTACGTATCCACTGACGCATTTGAAGCCAAGGGAGTCTACGGAGTTCATACATCACTCGGGTAGCCCCTTGCTCAGCGATACGCCGCGCATCGccgaaaaggaaataaaaaatacggtGATGTGCATTTACAA GTACCTGAAAGCCGCCAAAGATGTTCACGGAAAACTCGGCCACTTGGGTGATGACCCTTGTAACGAATTCCTACAAAGCTCTCTAGGGCTGAATACAGAAGTATGGCTGCCGGAGAAATGA